From one Plasmodium knowlesi strain H genome assembly, chromosome: 11 genomic stretch:
- a CDS encoding SICAvar, type I (fragment) — DEINSVVNEELKELLEKITNHGHWKQKEFDQYCKENIGSSWSNDTGGEKTAKQKACKLFALGLKHISDIKNNNNQKDDHAVPLKQTMMCAALNLYADQLITKATDQCPLDGTKLGQAIKYAFDNNSNATRSGANSCKTGSGTNSCFFCERHENFPDCRIGSNPTDKVKDRMIDLLNNEDATNSEPKSNTPNMTKTLNKINKIESFCTQVQCAIKQYGMRNNKKKGQNGTVTWDALSNEIGKELNELLEDMNDSKKQSDAAKYCNDNNPPWYKLGHKERKTNKAACLHFAAGLQHVYTHGIAQRKGHVKGQFNGPSLEQTMGCLFLKEYAKQLKEMANKKKQGHSWVHPLCDIDKGITHAFSKSEKIMEESPQCKDTNDPNSCFECTLKDDYINCSIGQDSVKDKVESMFKDDSMKQEQMEKTLENTVCPILLTDLLTPFLPLAPVSIGLSAMAYYLWKYFGQLGKIRRFRRAPLRIPGSSVQEQVLDHVQQEAGPHEYRLVKERKLRSAPTRTKRSGRVNRRTIIEIHFEVLDECQKGDTQLNQKDFLELLVREFMGSEFMEEEQVPKEEVLMEGVPLERVPMESVPMECVPMERVPNLGSGFMV, encoded by the exons GATGAGATAAACAGTGTCGTTAATGAAGAATTAAAGGAACTTctagaaaaaattacgaatCATGGGCATTGGAAACAGAAGGAATTTGACCAATACTGCAAGGAGAATATTGGTTCTTCGTGGTCAAACGACACCGGCGGAGAAAAAActgcaaagcaaaaagcttgtaagctttttgctttaggtttaaaacacatttctgatattaagaacaacaacaaccaaAAGGATGATCATGCTGTACCACttaaacaaactatgatgtgcgcagcacttaatctttatgctgatcaattaattACAAAAGCAACAGATCAATGTCCTCTCGATGGAACTAAATTGGGACAGGCAATAAAATACGCTTTtgataataatagtaatgcCACTAGGAGTGGAGCAAATTCATGCAAAACTGGTAGTGGTACTAATTCTTGTTTCTTTTGCGAAAGACATGAAAATTTTCCCGATTGCCGAATTGGCAGCAATCCCACTGACAAAGTAAAGGACAGAATGATCGACCTCCTCAACAACGAAGACGCAACCAACTCCGAACCCAaatccaacacccctaacatGACCAAAACactaaacaaaataaataaaatagaatcattctgtactcaagtccaatgtgcCATTAAACAATACGGAATGaggaacaataaaaaaaaaggccagaATGGAACAGTGACTTGG gatgCCTTGAGCAATGAGATCGGAAAGGAATTAAATGAACTTCTAGAAGATATGAACGACTCCAAGAAGCAGTCGGACGCTGCCAAATATTGCAATGACAACAACCCCCCATGGTATAAACTTGGccataaagaaaggaaaacaaataaagcagcttgtttgcatTTTGCTGCAGGACTGCAGCACGTTTATACCCATGGTATTGCCCAAAGGAAGGGCCATGTTAAGGGCCAGTTTAATGGCCCATCgcttgaacaaacgatgggttgtttatttcttaaggaatatgcaaaacaattaaaagaaatggcaaataagaaaaaacaaggacatagttgggtacatcctctttgtgacatagataaGGGCATAACACATGCTTTtagcaaaagtgaaaaaattatggaagaATCACCTCAATGCAAAGATACTAATGatcctaattcttgttttgaatgcacaTTAAAGGATGATTATATTAATTGCTCCATTGGCCAAGACAGTGTAAAGGACAAAGTGGAATCAATGTTCAAGGACGATTCCATGAAAcaagaacaaatggaaaaaacattagagaatacagtctgtcccatccttcttacggatctccttaccccttttcttcctttggctcctgtctccattggcctttctgctatggcttattacctttggaag tattttggccAACTGGGTAAAATAAGACGTTTCAGAAGAGCTCCTTTAAGAATTCCTGGTTCAtcggtacaggaacaagtcctcgatcatgtgcagcagGAAGCcggtccacatgaatatcgattggtgaaggaacgaaaacttcgttctgctccaaccaGAACGAAgcgttctggtcgcgtgaatcgtcgcacgattattgaaattcattttgaagtgttggacgaatgtcaaaaaggggacacccaattgaaccagaaggattttctggaacttttagttcgagagttcatgggaagcgaatttatggaagaagaacaggttcctaaggaagaggttcttatggaaggtgttccttTGGAACGAGTTCCCatggaaagtgttccaatggaatgtgttccaatggaacgtgttccaaatttaggttccgggtttatggtttaa